tgtttgaaagtaatattcttacaaaaagggATGGGCATAGggccataaattaaatgtttgaaagtaaaaataTTGATATTgtttgtaacactttttgaattttacttacaaatattgatattttcatcattaattaaatgtttgaaagtaaaatacctataGAGAGtcgatactttaaataggtaatacgtactgcatatagtttaacatgcaaatagtttgttaattagttatttaattaattagttaattagttaagcagttaattagttaattagtttaacatgcaaatagtttgttagtttcggacagacaataactttagttaattagttaattagataaatagaaattagttgattaattaattagataattagttagttaattagttaagcagttaattagttaattagtttaacatgcaaatagtttgttagtttcggatagacaacagctttagttaattagttaattagataaatagaaattagttaattagttaattaattaattagataattagttagttaattagttaagtagttaattagttaattagtttaacatgcaaatagttcgTTAGTTTCGGACaaacaacagctttagttaattagttaattagttaagcagttaattaattaattagtttaacatgcaaatagtttgttagttttggatagacaacaactttagttaattagttaattagttaattagataagcaaaaattagttaattaattaattggataattagttagttaattagttaagcagttaattagtttaacatgcaaatagtttgttagtttaggatagacaacaactttagttaattagttaattagttaagcagttaattagtttaacatgcaaatagtttgttagtttcggatagacaacaactttagttaattagataaataaaaatttgttaattaattaattaattaattagataattaggtagttaattagttaagcagctaattagttaattagtttaacatgcaaatagtttattagtttcggacagacaacagctttagttaattagttaattagataattagttaattaattaattaattaattagataattagttaattagataaatagagattagttaattagataaacagaaattagttaattagttaattaattaattagataattagttaatagttaattagtttaattatgtagaaatagtttgattagttaataactattaacaattagataattagttaatagttaattagataattagttattaattaattagattattagttaattagttaattagttaaactattcagaaatagttaatttagtgtaatttttattaacaaatgttttgttgggtttgatgaaagtactcatcacattcatttggtaaaattaaatcatgTTAGGGGTACTTTAGTAAATTGACCCACTTTTGCCTATTAAATTGCCTCCAACTTTtgataggggaggtcagtgctatttcaaaattgataggggaggtcaatgctattactataaaagtcagggaaggtttctgcaattatcccaaattttttttgaaaagcaaacctacccaaaaagttaaaattttttaaagaacCGTGGCACTAGCATCTAGTTTGTTAATATGTCGTGTTTACTACCAACTTCTGTTTGTTAGTATTTCGTGTACGTATAATAGAGTTTTAAATTTGTTCTAATTACATTCTTTTACTTTTCTCTaacttgttttcattttattattaataattCTTCATCAATATTATAATACAATAAATTTTATGTCTCTTAATTACATTTTCAAGCATAATATAATCTAACATCCAATAATTTAAATGCATAGAATATTGCAACTTACAATAAAGCAGATATGAATAGTAAAAGTGTTAAATAAGTTGTGacaaaaataagtttcaatcaATTAGTAGCATTAAAAAGTATAAAGTAAACGAATTGTTTTAGCTAATCTATTTAAATGTACAAtttattatctaaaattcacaatacaagcaatatacaatattattctatttatgatGTGTTTCCAAGAAGATTAAAAAGTGAGTGTGTTAGTGTGTTAGTgtgtaaaaatatatttatgtatgtgaaaatatatttatgtgtGTGAAAAAAATCCTTTTGTGTGTTAAAATGTATGTAAGAAAGTTTATGTATCAAAATGTATTAATTAATATGTTGGATCATGGGTTTGAAATGACCCAAATATGACCCAACCCAAAATCAACCCAATTTAAAGTTGAATGGATTAAATATAAGTATAACCCAATATCAACTCGTCCATCGTCTGCCCAACCTGTCCAATTGCCAAGTATAAGAAAACctcagggaggtttctaaaactaTCCTtaagataaaaagataagtATCCCAATTATAAACTGTCCTAATAAGCTAACGGACTtcactaaaaataattaagagataaacaaaggaaaggaaagagcaTTTCACTATAGCGGGAGATTTTAGTTGTTTCGATGTGACGGGAATTGGCATATTGCTCTGGCAGTATTGCCATCCAGCATATGAATAAGAAAGTCCGCCGGAATTCATCGTACTTGCCAGCATTTTTAAAAGTAAGCTCCCTATTGATCCTGTCTCTCGTTGCATCTCGTGCAATGCTTTCACTGCATAGTAGTAACATCAGAAAGACTCGTGATGATGCTCTCTGCCTTCGGCGACAAGTCCGATCTCTGTTGTTCTTCATCAGCTTCAAATCTTCCTCTTAGTGATAAGAAGAAAGACATTGTTAGACCTCCAAACACAACTTCACTTCGATCGCTTGCAGAGCTCCTCAGTTTCAAATCCCTTATCTCATCATCAACAAAATCAATCCACCAAAACCTCCTGCCTCACGACGATGCTCTAGTGGCTCCACGTCGTGCCCCTTCCTCATCGTCATCCCCCTTCTCAGCTACAGTCATCAGCAACAATGAAGATCTCTTAATTCAGATTTTACTTTTCCTGCCACCAAAATCGCTTATTCGCTTTCAGTGCATTTCAAAGCAATGGCGTGCACTCATCTCAAGCCCCCGATTCTGTCGCCTTCACTTGCAGAAGAGTCGCACCACCTCATCTAGTGCTTCAGAAGCCGGTCTCTTCTTGTATCGAAGAATATACAAGAACTTTGAGCTGAATGCTATCTCTCTATGTCATGACAGATCAACTGCAATGGGTATGATATCTTCACGCTTCGTTAATTTTCTTGGCATGGAGGGTGAAATTTTAGGTTTTCATTCTTGTAACGGGCTAATCTTCattgatttttggtggaattaTGATATTCGAAGATACTATGTCTATAATCCAACGACCAATCAATATCGGCTTATTCCACAGCCAGATATTGATGGAAAATTTCGAACAACCACAGCTGTGAACATTGTTTTTGATCCGCTCATGTCTGATGAGTACAGGTTAGTATGTGTGCTGTCAAAAGTAATAGACGAAGAAATGGAAATAGGTGAGTTTTATTTCTTGGTCTATTCCTCCGAAACTGCGGTTTGGAAGGAATGTACTGATGTCAAAACTGAGGGAACGGATTACTACCATTTCAAGCAGGGAGTCTATTGGAATGGTAATCTTTATTGGAATAATGCAATCAGTTCTTTACTATGTTTTGATTTCGAGCATAATTGCGtaaggaaaatgaaaatgacaaGGACTCCATCACCACGGCCACCACCACCATATTTGATAAATTATTACTTCGGTGAATCAGGAGGGAACTTGCATCTGATCCATCAATTTGAGCCTCAACctaatttttttcatataaGGGAGTTGGAATTGGAGCTGGGGTTAGGGAGATACAATTCAAGATGGTTGCTGAAGTATCGAGTTGATATTGGAGCTTTGACAGCAAGGTATCCATTACTTGTGAATGAGAGGTTTGCTGCTTATGGGAACCAATTTGTATTTGGGATACCATATTTTCTTGTGgacaagaaagaaaacaaggcAAAGGTAATGATCTCTTTACGAGGTAAAATCATTCTTCATGAGATTATTAGTGGAAGTATTGAAGAGCTGGTTGAAATTGAGCCGGCTAATCTTCAATTTTTAGGGTATCACATGTCATTTTACGATTGGAATGCTGCATTCAAGCATTTCGAGACACTAGCTTGCGTTTAATGACTATATTTTGTGTTAAGAATATTCAGCAAAAGTTCAATTAGAGTATTGGGGGACTGGTTGTTATTCAAAGCCAGCAACAAGCTGTCGGATATCGTCCTAGAACAAGACCTTTTCGAGGATCGATCACTCGTGTTATAATTTTATGTAAAATAACTGTTTGCCTAATTATGATTTAccattgcaatttttttttatcttgcaGTGACATTAAGCGCACAAACTTTTATGGGAGGTTTCTAGCAATTACAAAGAGCTCTCctcaagtttcaaaaattacacctacctctcttgcttttctagtttcaaaaattacacatacctttTTTGCTTTTAAGGTTTATGTAACAATATAAACCCAATAGCCTATAATTTTTCACAAATATCTTAAACTGCCCTTCTtctgaaaaacaaaacaaaataagattttaatttttaactTCTTGTACGTGGCATACTCACTAAAGCAAACAGAGTCCAGTGACTCCAACTCATCTCAAAATTTATTACTTGCTCATTCTTACTTAATGCAACTCACTACCACCACTACCAATACTGAACAAAAAAAATGCCCCTAAGTCCCTAAGAACATAATTCATCATTGCTCTAGCACTCTTAAAAGTAGAGACAAAATTCTATCTTCATAGTTAAACCACAATCAATCGGTAAATTAAAGAGAAAACCAATGTGTTTTTTAATTGCTAGACTTTTTTGCTTAACAAACATAATAGTCACTTCTTTATCTTTCAActctcaatttcattttttttccctatatTACTGCCACCTCTTTCATCTTCCCCTAATTTGACAATAAAATTCACAGTCTGTACCTAGTTAATTTGGTAACTTCAATTGGCTTACATTTGTAAAGAGTAaaactattgaaaaaaaaaaaaagaaagggtctAAAATTTTAATAGTAAGAAAGAGAcaggaaaacaaaaatatacaaataaattttgaaaataataaaaaattaatagtgGTGTGGTTGGTAATAATGGAGTGCAGTATTTGGTGAGAGGGAAAAGCGATTGtaggggaaaaaaagagaagagtatgaaagagagagggaggaatggaggaagaaatgaaaattagaaaattgatGGAGATTGTTCTTTGAGATTAGGAAATTGCAAGTAGAATAATAAGAAGTAATTTTTGGCTTTAAATGTCCCTTTATGAATTAACTATCTAGTGGAGGACAATTTAGTCATTTGATTGGACCAAGGGATGTCTATGTAATTATTGAAACTTCAAGGGAGCTGAGTAAAATTGTCAAAACCTCAAgaaaggtttttgaaattatcccaaattttATTTATGTACGTGTGTAAAAGGATTTGGATCTCTTCTCGAAATTTGTTTCGACCAAGATCAACAGTATATTTCACACACCACTGGGAATAACCCCTATCCATTTTCAAGACATCAAACTTCATGGCCCGAGGACCATATATCTCAATAAGATGTAAATGTCTCCCTACTACCCAAAATACTGAATATTTCGTTTATGTTGCCTCTCACCTATTAAACTACTAGGCATTGGTCAAAAACATTGGTGATCCAAACTAAAACACAAGAAATGCTCCCTTATTTAACTAACCTAATGAAGATTTCCACTCCAAAAAACCCCTTGCTTAAAGAAATAATCCCCTGACTCAATCAACATCGAGTCGCTAGATTCTTTCCACACACCAAATTTagataaatatacaaaaaatcgACAGCAATTTTCTCGTAATAAATCCACCCCTACGCACACAACCTTGTAATCGTCCGATTTTATTGGATCAAAAGCAATGCTCACTTCTCTAATATTGCAAGTCCTTTCAAGTATAGTAAGCTTACTTAGAAGAACTTAGAGGAGCCTGTGATGAAGAGACTAATAAGTTTTTTAAGTTGCTGAAGCATGCCGAAACAGAGTTATACCCTGGATGTAAAAATTTTACTCTTCTATCATTTGTCATCAAGTTGTTGCATGTCAAGTCTCTTTGTCGATGGAGCAACAACTCAATGACAATATTACTGgagcttctcaaggaagtttTTCCTGAGAATGAATTATTTCCAAGCTCTTATCGTGATGCTTGGAAAATTGTTAAAGACTTGGGTCTTAGCTACCATAAAATTCATGCATGCCCCAATGATTGCTTGATTTATTGGAAGGAGACAGAACATGAAACCTTTTGCAGAAAGTGTGGAACTCCTAGGTATAAGCAAATTGTAAAACAATCTGATGATTCAAGTGAACAAGCTAACAAAGTTCCAGCAAAGCTTGTTCGctattttcctttgaaaccacGTCTCCAAAGGCTGTTCATGTCATCAAAGACTGCTTCATTAATGAGATGGCATGAAGAGGAGCGCATCAAGGATGGAAAATTGAGACATCCGGCAGACTCTTTAGCTTGGAAGCATTTTAATGACCGGCACCCAAGCTTTGCTAGTGATCCTCGCAATGTTCGTGTTGGACTTGCAGCGGATGGATTTAACCCATTCAAAGCAATGAACAATAAATACAGCACCTGGCCAGTGATTTTAGTGCCATATAATTTACCCTCATGGATGTGCATGAAGCAAACATCATTTATGTTGTGTTTGCTAATTGATGGGCCTAAAGCTCCAGGTAATGATATTCACGTATATCTTCAACCAGTAATTGATGAATTGAATGAGTTTTGGGATCCAGGGGTGCCTACTTATGATGCAGCTAGTAAGCAAATGTTTTACTTACGTGCTGCACTACTTTGGACTATCAATGATTTTCCAGCTTATGGAAATCTATCTGGTTGGAGTACCAAAGGGAAGTATGCATGCCCTTGTTGTAATAAAGATGTTCGAAGTCAATGGTTGATGCATAGCAAAAAACATTGCTATTTGGGTCATCGTCGATTTCTAGCTATTGATCATCCTTATCGTCTAAATCGAGCGCAGTTTGATGGGACAATTGAGAAACATTCTAGACCTGTTCGATTATATGGGTTTGAGATTTTAGAACAACTAAGAGATTTtagaaatgaatttggaaaggaTCAACCAGTTTCCTcagctaggaaaaggaaaaggaggacTAAAGATAATAATGACTTTGAACAAAGTCCCATATGTAGGTATAATTGGAAAAGATTGAATGTATTCTTTCAGTTACCGTATTGGGTGGATAATTTGCTTCCACATAATCTGGATATAATGCATATTgagaagaatttcttggagaatcTCTTGTGGACACTGTTGGGGATGGGCAAGACAAATGATGACATTAATGCTCGATATGATCTAAAAGAAATGGGGATAAGAAAGGCACTTCACCCACAATCTAAGGGTGACAAAGTGTTTCTTCCACCTGCATGCTTCACAATGAGcaaagatgaaaaagaaattttttgtaATGTGCTAAAAACTGTCAAGGTCCCTGATGGTTATGCATCAAACATTTCAAGGTGTGTGAATATTAAAGAACGACAAATCTCTGGGTTAAAGAGTCATGATTGTCACATATTAATGCAACAATTGTTATCCATTGCTGTGAGAAGAATATTGCCTAAACATGTTTGCAGAATTATCATTGAGTTACGAGATATATTTAGGCAATTATACTCGAAAGTGCTTACTGTAGCAGATTGTGAAACTTTGGAGGACCGTACTCCACTGGCCCTTTGTGAACTTGAGAAGATGTTTCCACCTCCATTTTTCAATATCATGGagcatttgcttgttcacttgCTTGAAGAGGCGAAACTTGGTGGACCATTTCAATTTCGGTCTATGTATCCTATTGAGAGGTAAAAGATTATCAACTTAATCTATGTACATTGAAAAATCACCACCGATATTAATATAAATTCTATGCATAGGTATCTGTGTACTTTGAAAAATTATGTACGGAGTCGAAGTCACCCTGAAGGTTCAATAGCAGAGGGCTACTTGGCGGAAGAATGTATGACATTCTGTTCCATGTACTTGGACAATATTGAATCAAAGTTGAATCGCCCACCTAGGAACTATGAAGGTGAATATTTAAATAGACAGATTGGCCGTCCCTTAGGAAAAGAAGAGGTCATCTATTTAGATGATGTCTCTTGGGTTCAAGCTCATCGTTATGTTCTTGGAAATCTTGAAACTATTGATCCTTTTCGCAGGTAAGTTCACAGTTTATCAAACTTAATCAATAACTCATGAATTATTGCTTTCATTAAAGTATTTAATGACTAATGTAGGGACCATAAGCATTTGCTAAAACTAGAAAAACCACGCATGTCAAACTATGAAAGGGAGAAAATTCATAGTGAAACATTTTACAAGTGGTTTAAGAAGCATGTAAGTTTTAAATTCAGTAGTGAATTTAATTGAGCTTCATTTTCATATATTTAATATTCTCTAGAGTTAACATACAATAACAGTTTTTGTTCAAAACTTGTAGGTTGCAGATTTGGAAAAATCTAATAGTTGCCATGATTATTATAAAGAAATTGCTTATTTGGCTGCTGGTCCTGATAAGTGGGCAAAAAACTATTCTGGTTACATTGTTAATGGTTTTCGTTTCCATACTAAGAAGCGTGAGATGAGAAGGCAAACTCAAAATAGTGGTGTATTTGTGAATGCTAGTGCCAATAGTTTCGCTAGTACAAAGGATAAGAACCCTATATCTGGAATTTTAGAATACTATGGGGTCTTAGTGGATATTGTTGAGTTGAGATACTCAAATGACATTAAATTTGTGATGTTCAAGTGTGATTGGGTTGATAATGTCACTGGAATGAAACAAGATGAACACAACTTCACACTTGTTAACTTTGATCATATATTGTACAAGCAAAACACGAAGAATGATGAGCCTTTCATCCTGGCCTCTCAAGCACAGCAAGCTTGGTATGTTCGGGATGCATTGGAACCTGAATGGAATATAGTTGTCAAGATGACCCCTCGAGATCTTTTCATTATTGATCCAGAAATTAACATATGTGAAGATATCCAGGATGAGCATTCTGGATGGCAACATGTTAATAACAATAATTCTAAGGATAGTAACGTTTCATGGGTTAGGGAAGGTGTTGATGGAGTTATACTTGATGCACAAACTACAAAATCCAAGGCACACGTTGCTGAAGTTGATGATGGATTCTTCTCTGATGAGGATAATCTTGGGATTGACAATACGATTGATGATacaagtgatgatgatgatttttttgaTAAAGCCCAACAAGGAGACAAGGCTGATGATTGACTCTAATTTTGGAATATAATCCTAACATTTTGTTATATGAAGTTTAGATATGCCAATATTAGATGAAGTTACTGATTAGTATGAAAAATATTAATTGTGGGATCATTTTCACTGCCTTGGATGTCAATTTATAATTCCTTATGTTCATATTAGTCTCCTTGATAACCTGCATTCTACTTCTTTTTTTAGCAGGTTGGTAATGCTGGATTTACCTTATGTTCAATTTATGATTCCTTATGTTCATATTAGCAAGTTGGTAATGTTGGTTTCATTGGGTTATAGTTCCTTAATATGTATATGTTCTTTGTGTTTGCAGATTTTAGAAACTTAAACTCCAAAAGTAAGATGATACAACACTCTCTTGCTGAATTATGTGATTGGTTTCTGAAAAAAGCCAGTAAAATTAATCATCTTACTTAACTTTGCCTTCAAAAATCAGAAGCTGCTTTTATAGGTTTTCCATGGCACCAAGTAAGAAGGGGCCCCGCAAAGTTGTTGGGCTAATGTCCGGAGCGCATATTGAGTCCACTAATAGTTTGAACCCTGCACTACAGTCAAGCTCTCAATCTTATCAGACTTGCCCCAGTCATTATTCAAAGCCTCCAGCACATAAATTCATTAGGGCAATGCCTGGAATACGCATAGACCCTACATCTAGCTCAAACTCTGTTTCTCGACCTAATTGTCAAGCGAAATGACATGACTGcaattcaaattcaaactcaGCTTCTAGCTTTATTGCTGCTTCTCAGTTCAACTCTAAAGCCAATTCACATCAGTTGAACTCCAA
The Coffea arabica cultivar ET-39 chromosome 6c, Coffea Arabica ET-39 HiFi, whole genome shotgun sequence genome window above contains:
- the LOC113693381 gene encoding F-box protein At5g07610-like codes for the protein MMLSAFGDKSDLCCSSSASNLPLSDKKKDIVRPPNTTSLRSLAELLSFKSLISSSTKSIHQNLLPHDDALVAPRRAPSSSSSPFSATVISNNEDLLIQILLFLPPKSLIRFQCISKQWRALISSPRFCRLHLQKSRTTSSSASEAGLFLYRRIYKNFELNAISLCHDRSTAMGMISSRFVNFLGMEGEILGFHSCNGLIFIDFWWNYDIRRYYVYNPTTNQYRLIPQPDIDGKFRTTTAVNIVFDPLMSDEYRLVCVLSKVIDEEMEIGEFYFLVYSSETAVWKECTDVKTEGTDYYHFKQGVYWNGNLYWNNAISSLLCFDFEHNCVRKMKMTRTPSPRPPPPYLINYYFGESGGNLHLIHQFEPQPNFFHIRELELELGLGRYNSRWLLKYRVDIGALTARYPLLVNERFAAYGNQFVFGIPYFLVDKKENKAKVMISLRGKIILHEIISGSIEELVEIEPANLQFLGYHMSFYDWNAAFKHFETLACV
- the LOC113693383 gene encoding uncharacterized protein, with the translated sequence MTILLELLKEVFPENELFPSSYRDAWKIVKDLGLSYHKIHACPNDCLIYWKETEHETFCRKCGTPRYKQIVKQSDDSSEQANKVPAKLVRYFPLKPRLQRLFMSSKTASLMRWHEEERIKDGKLRHPADSLAWKHFNDRHPSFASDPRNVRVGLAADGFNPFKAMNNKYSTWPVILVPYNLPSWMCMKQTSFMLCLLIDGPKAPGNDIHVYLQPVIDELNEFWDPGVPTYDAASKQMFYLRAALLWTINDFPAYGNLSGWSTKGKYACPCCNKDVRSQWLMHSKKHCYLGHRRFLAIDHPYRLNRAQFDGTIEKHSRPVRLYGFEILEQLRDFRNEFGKDQPVSSARKRKRRTKDNNDFEQSPICRYNWKRLNVFFQLPYWVDNLLPHNLDIMHIEKNFLENLLWTLLGMGKTNDDINARYDLKEMGIRKALHPQSKGDKVFLPPACFTMSKDEKEIFCNVLKTVKVPDGYASNISRCNYH
- the LOC140008863 gene encoding uncharacterized protein, with the translated sequence MSNYEREKIHSETFYKWFKKHVADLEKSNSCHDYYKEIAYLAAGPDKWAKNYSGYIVNGFRFHTKKREMRRQTQNSGVFVNASANSFASTKDKNPISGILEYYGVLVDIVELRYSNDIKFVMFKCDWVDNVTGMKQDEHNFTLVNFDHILYKQNTKNDEPFILASQAQQAWYVRDALEPEWNIVVKMTPRDLFIIDPEINICEDIQDEHSGWQHVNNNNSKDSNVSWVREGVDGVILDAQTTKSKAHVAEVDDGFFSDEDNLGIDNTIDDTSDDDDFFDKAQQGDKADD